Proteins co-encoded in one Egicoccus sp. AB-alg6-2 genomic window:
- a CDS encoding DegV family protein, with the protein MTDSTCDLPLELVERLGIRVVPLSVTFGDETLISGVTISHEEFYERLAAEARLPTTSQPAPAWFEEAYGDCLDDDHDAVVSVHVSAALSGTVALARHRGASAGLPVEVLDSRLVGGALGLAALRAHRVATAGGGVTEVVAAAETVRDGALSLLVVDDLAHLKRGGRLTGAQAAVGNVLRVKPVLEVNEGRVEVRERTRTWQRALDRVADLVVDHAGGRVVDAVVAHAVAPQRAAELWERLDGRLEVAERLETLMGPIVGTHVGPGAVGIAVVPQA; encoded by the coding sequence GTGACCGACTCGACGTGCGACCTGCCGCTCGAACTCGTGGAGCGGCTGGGCATCCGCGTCGTGCCGCTGTCGGTGACCTTCGGGGACGAGACCCTGATCTCGGGGGTCACGATCTCGCACGAGGAGTTCTACGAGCGGCTCGCCGCCGAGGCGCGGCTGCCGACGACCTCCCAGCCGGCGCCGGCGTGGTTCGAGGAGGCCTACGGCGACTGCCTCGACGACGACCACGACGCGGTCGTGTCCGTCCACGTCTCCGCGGCCCTGTCGGGGACGGTCGCCCTGGCCCGCCACCGAGGCGCGAGCGCCGGTCTGCCGGTCGAGGTGCTCGACAGCCGACTCGTGGGTGGGGCACTCGGCCTCGCCGCGTTGCGGGCGCACCGCGTCGCCACCGCGGGGGGCGGTGTCACCGAGGTCGTCGCCGCCGCCGAGACCGTCCGCGACGGTGCCCTGAGCCTGCTCGTCGTCGACGACCTCGCCCACCTGAAGCGCGGGGGCCGCCTGACCGGTGCCCAGGCCGCGGTGGGCAACGTCCTGCGCGTGAAACCCGTCCTCGAGGTCAACGAGGGCCGCGTCGAGGTGCGCGAACGCACGCGCACGTGGCAGCGGGCGCTGGACCGGGTCGCCGACCTCGTGGTCGACCACGCCGGCGGTCGCGTCGTCGACGCCGTCGTGGCCCATGCGGTCGCGCCGCAGCGGGCCGCCGAGCTGTGGGAGCGGCTGGACGGCCGCCTCGAGGTCGCCGAACGGCTCGAGACGCTCATGGGCCCCATCGTCGGCACCCATGTCGGTCCCGGCGCGGTCGGAATCGCCGTGGTGCCGCAGGCGTAG